The following proteins are encoded in a genomic region of Neurospora crassa OR74A linkage group VI, whole genome shotgun sequence:
- a CDS encoding amino-acid permease inda1, whose amino-acid sequence MAEKHLHSSDPELAGVPSRHSSSERKNDAYMEGAAVLGGEDEAARYGYVSRGLKSRHIQFIALGGTIGTGLFLGIGNAFTHAGPLSILLGYTFTGLAVFGMMQCLGEMATWLPLPGAIPQFCARYVDDALGFAVGWNNWYSAAITLCAEISAASLVIGFWEGAQSVNVAVWISIIWVVIIFLNIFAVSLYGEAEFWFASMKLITIVGLLIMAFIVDLGGNPRHERLGFRYWKNPGAMKEYPPQVHGDLGRFLGLFSTLVNAAFSYGGVEMVAVAAGEAENPRKNIPKAVRRVFWRILFFYVLGSLAIGVLVSSNDKGLLDAQAEGRSDAAASPWVIGIKNAGISVLPSIINAVILTSATSSGNAFLYTGSRYLYALAQNRQAPRIFLTCSKKGVPYYAVAATAIIGGLTYLSVDPNGGAAKAFSWFQNLTTIASLFTWCSICVAYLRFYKALKAQGISRDTLVFKSRFQPYTAWFALIYFAVIIIFSGFAVFIKGNWDVADFIAAYIGIPIFFLLYGGWKIIKRPKVIKPSEADLTTGKAALDAEDEHWQREYKPPVTIIEKIWDWLA is encoded by the exons ATGGCGGAAAAACACCTACACTCTTCCGACCCGGAATTGGCCGGCGTCCCTTCACGACACAGCTCGTCCGAGAGGAAAAACGATGCCTACATGGAGGGTGCCGCTGTCCTTGGGGGTGAGGACGAAGCGGCCAGGTATGGCTACGTGAGTCGTGG TCTCAAGTCGCGTCACATTCAGTTCATTGCTCTGGGCGGAACTATTGGTACCGGTCTCTTCCTCGGCATCGGAAATGCCTTCACCCACGCTGGCCCTCTCTCCATCCTGCTCGGTTATACCTTCACCGGTCTCGCTGTTTTCGGTATGATGCAGTGTCTCGGTGAGATGGCCACatggcttcctcttcccggTGCTATCCCTCAGTTCTGCGCTCGATACGTCGACGATGCTCTCGGTTTTGCTGTCGGTTGGAATAACTGGTACTCCGCCGCCATCACTCTATGCGCCGAAATCTCGGCCGCCTCTCTTGTCATCGGCTTCTGGGAAGGTGCTCAAAGCGTCAACGTCGCCGTGTGGATCAGCATCATCTGGGTTGTTATTATTTTTCTCAACATCTTTGCCGTTTCTCTCTACGGCGAGGCCGAATTCTGGTTTGCATCTATGAAGCTTATCACCATTGTCGGCCTGCTCATCATGGCCTTCATTGTCGACCTTGGCGGAAACCCGCGCCACGAACGTCTTGGTTTTCGCTACTGGAAGAACCCGGGCGCCATGAAAGAGTATCCACCCCAGGTGCACGGCGACCTTGGTCGTTTTTTGGGTCTCTTTTCTACCCTCGTCAACGCTGCCTTCTCCTACGGCGGTGTGGAAATGGTCGCCGTTGCCGCTGGTGAGGCCGAAAACCCACGCAAGAACATCCCCAAGGCCGTTCGTCGTGTCTTCTGGCGTATTCTCTTTTTCTACGTCTTGGGTTCTCTCGCCATTGGTGTCCTTGTGTCTTCCAACGACAAGGGCCTCCTTGATGCTCAGGCCGAAGGCCGCTCCGACGCTGCTGCCTCCCCATGGGTTATTGGCATCAAGAACGCTGGCATCTCCGTCTTgccctccatcatcaacgcTGTCATCTTGACTTCCGCGACTTCCTCTGGCAATGCCTTCCTTTACACCGGCTCtcgctacctctacgcttTGGCGCAGAACCGTCAGGCCCCACGTATCTTCCTCACTTGCAGCAAGAAGGGTGTCCCCTATTACGCCGTTGCCGCCACGGCTATCATCGGCGGTCTCACTTACCTCTCTGTCGATCCCAACGGTGGTGCCGCAAAGGCGTTCAGCTGGTTCCAGAACTTAACGACCATCGCTAGTCTCTTCACCTGGTGCTCCATCTGCGTTGCTTACCTTCGCTTCTACAAGGCGCTAAAGGCTCAGGGCATTAGCCGCGATACCTTGGTCTTCAAGAGCAGGTTTCAACCATACACGGCATGGTTCGCGCTTATCTACTTTGCTGTCATTATCATTTTCAGCGGGTTTGCTGTCTTCATCAAAGGCAATTGGGATGTCGCTG ATTTCATCGCTGCCTACATTGGCatccccatcttcttccttctgTACGGTGGCTGGAAGATTATCAAGCGACCAAAGGTCATAAAACCATCGGAGGCCGATCTCACGACTGGAAAGGCGGCGCTTGATGCAGAGGATGAGCATTGGCAGAGAGAGTATAAGCCTCCTGTCACCATAATTGAAAAGATTTGGGATTGGTTGGCGTAA
- a CDS encoding dienelactone hydrolase, with the protein MTKVADKWDAYIAQPTGSQKTGKALLFLPDIIGIWQNSKLMADQLAAQGYLTMVLDILNGDPLPLNRPDDFDIMGWLTKGSTGDNPHTKDFVDPIVQAGIKALKEQYGATKIGALGYCFGAKSLVRNMTATAPYTGIDVGFVAHPSFVEEEELAAISGPLAIAAAETDSIFPAELRHKSEEILKETGLPYQVTLYSGVSHGFAMRADLSKKPEKFAREQAFAQAVAWFGEYLE; encoded by the exons ATGACCAAGGTCGCCGACAAGTGGGACGCCTACATCGCCCAGCCCACTGGCTCCCAGAAGACCGGCAaagccctcctcttccttcccgACATCATCGGCATCTGGCAAAACTCCAAGCTGATGGCCGACCAGCTGGCCGCCCAGGGCTACCTTACCATGGTTCTCGACATCCTCAACGGCGACCCGCTCCCGCTCAACCGCCCCGACGACTTCGACATCATGGGCTGGCTGACCAAGGGCAGCACCGGCGATAACCCGCATACCAAGGACTTCGTTGATCCCATTGTGCAGGCCGGAATCAAGGCTTTGAAGGAGCAGTATGGAGCGACCAAGATCGGAGCGTTGGGATACTGCTTTGGTGCCAAG TCCCTTGTCCGCAACATGACGGCCACCGCCCCCTACACCGGCATCGACGTCGGCTTTGTCGCCCATCCCTCCTTcgtcgaggaggaagagctcgCCGCCATCTCCGGCCCTTTGGccattgccgccgccgagactGACTCCATCTTCCCTGCCGAGCTGCGCCACAAGTCCGAGGAGATCCTCAAGGAGACGGGTCTGCCCTACCAGGTCACCCTGTACTCTGGCGTCTCCCACGGCTTCGCCATGCGCGCCGATCTCAGCAAGAAGCCGGAGAAGTTTGCGAGGGAGCAGGCGTTTGCGCAGGCTGTCGCTTGGTTTGGAGAGTATTTGGAGTAA